In Brevibacillus brevis NBRC 100599, a single genomic region encodes these proteins:
- a CDS encoding ATP-binding protein: MRRRGGNDVRFHSKLMLIICSLLFGVTVILGTMFEQMLAGVLEHEIGTRALHTAKTVAQMSEIKRAFDTEDPAKIINPIVEKIRVDTNAAFITVGNLQSIRYSHPDPEQIGKKMVGGDNEAVFKGQSIISETVGSLGPGLRGKTPIYDEEGKVMGVVSVGFLFEDINETIESYRNRIFVIGIVTLLLGVVATLILSQNVKKAIFGLEPEQIGRLYQENQAVLESIREGIVAVNKDGAITLANQTALHMLGQAKDNDRIMDKQDELVRSLGLHEVIETGKAEFDRETKVDEHILVVNRVPIMDKERHVLGAVASFRNRSELFEVTQELSRVKEYAEVLRSQTHEYSNKLHLISGLIQLESYQEAIETISSELNVHVHNTTFIMQEVPDPLIGGLLLGKLNQANERKVELKIDPESNFRDIPASIDRSQLIVILGNLIDNAMDAVKAPGAFAPEITIFLLNMEEVLLIEVEDRGPGISEENAERIFELGFSTKKQPNHGYGLYLVKQAVIHVHGNITHTGNPVGGTIFTVTIPKDAHTAERKEAVLDDTGTHY; encoded by the coding sequence ATGAGAAGAAGAGGAGGGAACGATGTGCGTTTTCACAGCAAGCTGATGTTGATTATTTGTTCGCTCCTTTTTGGTGTGACGGTCATACTCGGTACAATGTTTGAGCAGATGCTGGCGGGCGTATTGGAGCATGAGATCGGGACGCGTGCACTGCATACCGCCAAGACCGTCGCGCAGATGTCCGAGATCAAACGGGCGTTTGACACAGAAGATCCCGCCAAGATTATCAATCCAATCGTGGAAAAAATACGCGTGGACACAAATGCGGCTTTTATCACAGTAGGAAATTTGCAAAGCATTCGCTATTCCCATCCTGATCCAGAGCAGATTGGCAAAAAGATGGTGGGAGGCGACAATGAGGCAGTATTTAAAGGGCAATCTATCATCTCTGAGACAGTCGGCTCGCTTGGACCTGGACTCAGAGGAAAGACACCGATCTATGATGAGGAAGGAAAGGTGATGGGGGTCGTTTCGGTCGGCTTCTTGTTTGAGGATATAAATGAGACGATCGAATCGTATCGCAATCGAATCTTCGTCATCGGCATCGTCACCTTGCTCTTGGGTGTGGTGGCTACGCTCATTCTTTCACAAAATGTAAAAAAAGCCATATTTGGTTTGGAGCCTGAACAAATCGGGCGATTGTATCAGGAAAATCAAGCCGTGCTGGAATCGATTCGCGAAGGCATTGTGGCGGTCAATAAGGATGGAGCGATCACACTCGCGAATCAGACCGCTCTCCATATGCTGGGGCAAGCGAAGGATAATGACAGGATCATGGACAAACAGGACGAGCTGGTTCGGTCGTTGGGCCTTCATGAGGTGATTGAGACAGGGAAAGCCGAATTTGACCGCGAAACGAAAGTGGACGAGCACATATTAGTGGTGAACCGGGTACCGATTATGGATAAGGAGCGCCATGTTTTGGGTGCGGTAGCGAGCTTTCGCAATCGGTCCGAGCTGTTCGAGGTCACACAGGAGCTGTCACGAGTGAAGGAGTATGCGGAAGTCCTTCGTTCCCAGACGCACGAGTATTCCAACAAACTGCACCTCATATCAGGACTCATCCAGCTCGAATCGTATCAGGAAGCCATTGAAACGATCTCTTCTGAGTTGAATGTACATGTCCACAATACGACGTTTATTATGCAAGAAGTCCCCGACCCACTGATAGGTGGCTTATTGCTCGGGAAACTGAATCAAGCCAACGAACGCAAAGTGGAATTGAAAATTGATCCAGAAAGCAACTTCCGTGACATTCCTGCCTCGATTGATCGCTCACAGCTGATTGTCATTCTTGGCAATTTGATAGATAATGCGATGGACGCTGTAAAAGCTCCGGGTGCATTTGCACCAGAAATCACGATCTTTTTGCTCAATATGGAAGAGGTCCTGCTCATCGAGGTAGAGGATAGAGGGCCAGGCATCTCCGAAGAAAATGCTGAACGAATCTTTGAGTTGGGCTTCTCTACCAAAAAACAGCCGAATCATGGCTACGGACTGTACTTAGTCAAACAAGCTGTTATTCATGTACATGGCAATATTACGCATACAGGTAATCCGGTAGGTGGAACAATTTTTACTGTGACGATACCAAAGGATGCACACACGGCAGAACGGAAGGAGGCCGTACTAGATGATACGGGTACTCATTATTGA